The following are encoded together in the Neomonachus schauinslandi chromosome 15, ASM220157v2, whole genome shotgun sequence genome:
- the SOX9 gene encoding transcription factor SOX-9 isoform X1, whose amino-acid sequence MNLLDPFMKMTDEQEKGLSGAPSPTMSEDSAGSPCPSGSGSDTENTRPQENTFPKGEPDLKKESEEDKFPVCIREAVSQVLKGYDWTLVPMPVRVNGSSKNKPHVKRPMNAFMVWAQAARRKLADQYPHLHNAELSKTLGKLWRLLNESEKRPFVEEAERLRVQHKKDHPDYKYQPRRRKSVKNGQAEAEEATEQTHISPNAIFKALQADSPHSSSGMSEVHSPGEHSGQSQGPPTPPTTPKTDVQPGKADLKREGRPLPEGGRQPPIDFRDVDIGELSSDVISNIETFDVNEFDQYLPPNGHPGVPATHGQVTYTGSYGISSTAATPAGAGHVWMSKQQAPPPPPQQPPQAPPAPQAPPQPQPAPPQPQPAPPQPQPAHTLTTLSSEPGQSQRTHIKTEQLSPSHYSEPQQHSPQQIAYSPFNLPHYSPSYPPITRSQYDYPDHQNSGSYYSHAAGQGSSLYSTFTYMNPAQRPMYTPIADTSGVPSIPQTHSPQHWEQPVYTQLTRP is encoded by the exons ATGAATCTCCTGGACCCCTTCATGAAGATGACCGACGAGCAGGAGAAGGGCCTGTCCggcgcccccagccccaccatgTCCGAGGACTCGGCGGGCTCGCCCTGCCCTTCGGGCTCCGGCTCGGACACCGAGAACACGCGGCCCCAGGAGAACACGTTCCCCAAGGGCGAGCCGGACCTGAAGAAGGAGAGCGAGGAGGACAAGTTCCCCGTGTGCATCCGCGAGGCGGTCAGCCAGGTGCTCAAGGGCTACGACTGGACGCTGGTACCCATGCCGGTGCGCGTCAACGGCTCGAGCAAGAACAAGCCGCACGTCAAGCGGCCCATGAACGCCTTCATGGTGTGGGCGCAGGCGGCGCGCAGGAAGCTCGCCGACCAGTACCCGCACCTGCACAACGCCGAGCTCAGCAAGACGCTGGGCAAGCTCTGGAG actGCTGAACGAGAGCGAGAAGCGGCCCTTCGTGGAGGAGGCGGAGCGGCTGCGCGTGCAGCACAAGAAAGACCACCCGGATTACAAGTACCAGCCGCGGCGGAGGAAGTCGGTGAAGAACGGCCAGGCGGAGGCCGAGGAGGCCACGGAGCAGACGCACATCTCCCCCAACGCCATCTTCAAGGCGCTGCAGGCCGACTCGCCGCACTCCTCCTCCGGCATGAGCGAGGTGCACTCCCCCGGGGAGCACTCGG GGCAATCCCAGGGCCCACCGACGccacccaccacccccaaaaCCGACGTGCAGCCCGGCAAGGCTGACCTGAAGCGCGAGGGGCGCCCCCTGCCAGAGGGGGGCCGACAGCCCCCCATCGACTTCCGCGACGTGGACATCGGCGAGCTGAGCAGCGACGTCATCTCCAACATCGAGACCTTCGACGTCAACGAATTCGACCAGTACCTGCCGCCCAATGGGCACCCGGGGGTGCCGGCCACGCACGGCCAGGTCACCTACACGGGCAGCTACGGCATCAGCAGCACGGCGGCGACCCCGGCGGGCGCAGGCCACGTGTGGATGTCCAAGCAGcaggcgccgccgccgcccccgcagCAGCCCCCGCAGGCCCCTCCGGCCCCGCAGGCGCCCCCGCAGCCGCAGCCCGCGCCCCCGCAGCCGCAGCCCGCGCCCCCTCAGCCGCAGCCGGCGCACACGCTGACCACGCTGAGCAGCGAGCCGGGCCAGTCGCAGCGAACGCACATCAAGACGGAGCAGCTGAGTCCCAGCCACTACAGCGAGCCTCAGCAGCACTCGCCGCAGCAGATCGCCTACAGCCCCTTCAACCTCCCGCACTACAGCCCCTCCTACCCGCCCATCACCCGCTCGCAGTACGACTACCCAGACCACCAGAACTCCGGCTCCTACTACAGCCACGCGGCGGGCCAGGGCTCCAGCCTCTACTCCACCTTCACCTACATGAACCCCGCGCAGCGGCCCATGTACACCCCCATCGCCGACACCTCCGGGGTCCCTTCCATCCCGCAGACCCATAGCCCCCAGCACTGGGAACAGCCGGTCTACACACAGCTCACCAGACCTTGA
- the SOX9 gene encoding transcription factor SOX-9 isoform X2: MNLLDPFMKMTDEQEKGLSGAPSPTMSEDSAGSPCPSGSGSDTENTRPQENTFPKGEPDLKKESEEDKFPVCIREAVSQVLKGYDWTLVPMPVRVNGSSKNKPHVKRPMNAFMVWAQAARRKLADQYPHLHNAELSKTLGKLWRLLNESEKRPFVEEAERLRVQHKKDHPDYKYQPRRRKSVKNGQAEAEEATEQTHISPNAIFKALQADSPHSSSGMSEVHSPGEHSGQSQGPPTPPTTPKTDVQPGKADLKREGRPLPEGGRQPPIDFRDVDIGELSSDVISNIETFDVNEFDQYLPPNGHPGVPATHGQVTYTGSYGISSTAATPAGAGHVWMSKQQAPPPPPQQPPQAPPPGQSQRTHIKTEQLSPSHYSEPQQHSPQQIAYSPFNLPHYSPSYPPITRSQYDYPDHQNSGSYYSHAAGQGSSLYSTFTYMNPAQRPMYTPIADTSGVPSIPQTHSPQHWEQPVYTQLTRP; the protein is encoded by the exons ATGAATCTCCTGGACCCCTTCATGAAGATGACCGACGAGCAGGAGAAGGGCCTGTCCggcgcccccagccccaccatgTCCGAGGACTCGGCGGGCTCGCCCTGCCCTTCGGGCTCCGGCTCGGACACCGAGAACACGCGGCCCCAGGAGAACACGTTCCCCAAGGGCGAGCCGGACCTGAAGAAGGAGAGCGAGGAGGACAAGTTCCCCGTGTGCATCCGCGAGGCGGTCAGCCAGGTGCTCAAGGGCTACGACTGGACGCTGGTACCCATGCCGGTGCGCGTCAACGGCTCGAGCAAGAACAAGCCGCACGTCAAGCGGCCCATGAACGCCTTCATGGTGTGGGCGCAGGCGGCGCGCAGGAAGCTCGCCGACCAGTACCCGCACCTGCACAACGCCGAGCTCAGCAAGACGCTGGGCAAGCTCTGGAG actGCTGAACGAGAGCGAGAAGCGGCCCTTCGTGGAGGAGGCGGAGCGGCTGCGCGTGCAGCACAAGAAAGACCACCCGGATTACAAGTACCAGCCGCGGCGGAGGAAGTCGGTGAAGAACGGCCAGGCGGAGGCCGAGGAGGCCACGGAGCAGACGCACATCTCCCCCAACGCCATCTTCAAGGCGCTGCAGGCCGACTCGCCGCACTCCTCCTCCGGCATGAGCGAGGTGCACTCCCCCGGGGAGCACTCGG GGCAATCCCAGGGCCCACCGACGccacccaccacccccaaaaCCGACGTGCAGCCCGGCAAGGCTGACCTGAAGCGCGAGGGGCGCCCCCTGCCAGAGGGGGGCCGACAGCCCCCCATCGACTTCCGCGACGTGGACATCGGCGAGCTGAGCAGCGACGTCATCTCCAACATCGAGACCTTCGACGTCAACGAATTCGACCAGTACCTGCCGCCCAATGGGCACCCGGGGGTGCCGGCCACGCACGGCCAGGTCACCTACACGGGCAGCTACGGCATCAGCAGCACGGCGGCGACCCCGGCGGGCGCAGGCCACGTGTGGATGTCCAAGCAGcaggcgccgccgccgcccccgcagCAGCCCCCGCAGGCCCCTCCG CCGGGCCAGTCGCAGCGAACGCACATCAAGACGGAGCAGCTGAGTCCCAGCCACTACAGCGAGCCTCAGCAGCACTCGCCGCAGCAGATCGCCTACAGCCCCTTCAACCTCCCGCACTACAGCCCCTCCTACCCGCCCATCACCCGCTCGCAGTACGACTACCCAGACCACCAGAACTCCGGCTCCTACTACAGCCACGCGGCGGGCCAGGGCTCCAGCCTCTACTCCACCTTCACCTACATGAACCCCGCGCAGCGGCCCATGTACACCCCCATCGCCGACACCTCCGGGGTCCCTTCCATCCCGCAGACCCATAGCCCCCAGCACTGGGAACAGCCGGTCTACACACAGCTCACCAGACCTTGA